In Mangrovibacterium diazotrophicum, one genomic interval encodes:
- the murD gene encoding UDP-N-acetylmuramoyl-L-alanine--D-glutamate ligase produces MSNRIVILGAGESGVGSAILAKQKGFDVWVSDAGTIKPNYKDVLSNYAIPFEEGKHSEAEILSAAEVIKSPGIPEKAPMVKKLHEADIPVISEIEFAGRYCTAKTICITGSNGKTTTTMLTYQLLKDAGFNVGLAGNVGQSFAWQVGEKDFDYYVIELSSFQLDGMYEFKADVAILLNITPDHLDRYEYKFQNYVDSKFRIIQNQTASDFFIYWAEDPVIQEELKKRTVSATCLPFGFTEAPANGAGINNDTLTINCNKNTFSMSIFDIALQGKHNAYNSMAAGLAGKVLNIRNEKIRESLSDFKGVEHRLERFLKVHGIEFINDSKATNVNSTWYALESINRPVVWIVGGVDKGNDYKELEALVREKVKAIVCLGTDNKKIIDYFTGIVPDIVDTQDIKDAVRASYYLAKDGEVVLLSPACASFDLFDNYEDRGRQFKMAVREL; encoded by the coding sequence ATGAGCAACCGCATTGTCATATTAGGTGCTGGTGAGAGTGGAGTAGGATCAGCTATTCTGGCAAAGCAAAAAGGCTTTGATGTTTGGGTGTCCGACGCCGGAACGATCAAGCCAAACTATAAAGACGTTCTTTCAAATTATGCGATTCCTTTTGAAGAAGGAAAACATTCGGAAGCGGAAATCCTGAGCGCCGCCGAGGTGATTAAGAGCCCCGGTATTCCGGAGAAGGCGCCGATGGTGAAAAAGCTGCACGAAGCGGACATCCCGGTCATCTCTGAGATTGAGTTTGCCGGTCGCTACTGCACGGCGAAGACCATTTGCATTACTGGCAGCAACGGGAAGACCACAACCACGATGTTGACTTACCAGCTGTTGAAAGACGCCGGTTTCAATGTTGGTTTAGCGGGAAATGTAGGGCAGAGTTTTGCCTGGCAGGTGGGCGAGAAGGATTTCGATTACTATGTGATTGAGTTGAGTAGTTTTCAGCTCGACGGGATGTACGAGTTCAAAGCCGACGTTGCCATTTTGCTCAACATCACGCCGGATCACCTGGATCGCTACGAATATAAATTTCAGAATTATGTGGACTCGAAGTTCCGCATTATTCAAAATCAGACGGCTTCAGACTTTTTTATTTACTGGGCTGAAGATCCGGTCATTCAGGAAGAATTGAAAAAAAGAACCGTTTCTGCAACTTGCCTGCCTTTCGGGTTTACCGAGGCGCCGGCCAACGGAGCAGGAATCAACAACGATACACTAACGATTAATTGCAATAAAAACACATTCAGTATGTCCATATTTGATATCGCCCTGCAGGGAAAACACAACGCCTACAACTCGATGGCCGCAGGATTGGCCGGAAAGGTGTTGAACATCAGAAATGAAAAGATCAGAGAGAGTTTGTCTGATTTTAAAGGGGTTGAGCACCGTTTGGAGCGCTTCCTGAAGGTGCATGGCATCGAGTTTATCAACGACTCGAAAGCGACCAATGTCAATTCGACCTGGTATGCACTGGAAAGCATCAACCGCCCCGTTGTGTGGATCGTTGGCGGTGTTGACAAAGGAAACGATTACAAGGAACTGGAAGCCTTGGTTCGCGAAAAAGTGAAAGCTATCGTTTGTCTGGGAACCGATAATAAAAAGATCATCGACTATTTCACGGGTATTGTTCCGGATATCGTCGATACGCAGGATATCAAAGATGCAGTTCGGGCATCGT